A region from the Bubalus kerabau isolate K-KA32 ecotype Philippines breed swamp buffalo chromosome 12, PCC_UOA_SB_1v2, whole genome shotgun sequence genome encodes:
- the LOC129624805 gene encoding protein SPO16 homolog, which translates to MQTPQRWLKVDGKEKIKWTTTIIISSSLKSYEVAAALENQSHKVRYSDSVENGSIIFSLSGVAFLLMDARECFMSAEETFLAKIEKFINIHQNSFLVLSAALHGPEEWKLMFRIQQRFLGSNLQILPAHNTVNTIKLMCTVAKITSKSYIDSTCYRMITTKAYITEQSPVWKTLQKIKLSSDAFNPN; encoded by the exons ATGCAGACACCACAG AGATGGCTGAAAgttgatggaaaagaaaaaataaaatggacaaccaccATTATTATTAGCTCATCTCTTAAGAGTTATGAAGTTGCAGCTGCCCTAGAAAATCAAAGCCACAAGGTTCGGTATTCAGATTCAGTGGAAAATGGatcaattatattttctctttctggagtTGCATTTTTATTGATGGATGCTAGAGAATGCTTTATGTCTGCTGAAGAAACATTTCTAGCCAAAATTGAGAAGTTTATTAACATTCACCAAAATAGTTTTTTGGTTCTGTCTGCTGCCCTGCATGGACCTGAAGAATGGAAACTGATGTTCAGGATTCAGCAGAGATTCCTGGGTAGTAACTTACAGATACTTCCAGCACACAACACAGTAAATACGATTAAGCTTATGTGCACCGTAGCTAAGATCACCTCCAAATCATACATAGATAGCACCTGCTACAGAATGATAACAACTAAAGCTTACATCACTGAGCAAAGTCCTGTGTGGAAAACACTTCAAAAGATAAAACTGAGTAGTGATGCATTTAACCCAAATTAG
- the EXOSC8 gene encoding exosome complex component RRP43 — protein MAAGFKTVEPLEYYRRFLKENCRPDGRELGEFRTTTVNVGSIGTADGSALVKLGNTTVICGIKAEFGAPPTDAPDKGYVVPNVDLSPLCSSRFRSGPPGEEAQVASQFIADVIENSQIIQKEDLCISSGKLAWVLYCDLICLNHDGNILDACTFALLAALKNVQLPEVTINEETALAEVNLKKKSYLNIRTHPVATSFAVFDDTLLIVDPTEEEEHLATGTLTVVMDEEGRLCCLHKPGGSGLTGAKLQDCMSRAVTRHKEVKKLMDEVFKSMKPK, from the exons ATGGCGGCTGGGTTCAA AACTGTGGAACCTCTGGAGTATTACAGGAGATTTCTG AAAGAGAATTGCCGTCCTGATGGAAGAGAACTTGGTGAATTCAGAACCACAACTGTCAACGTAG gTTCGATTGGTACCGCAGATGGTTCTGCTTTAGTGAAGCTGGGAAATACTACAGTAATTTGTGGAATTAAAGCG GAATTTGGAGCACCACCAACAGATGCCCCTGATAAAGGATATGTTG TTCCTAACGTGGATCTATCACCTCTGTGTTCCTCGAGATTTCGGTCTGGCCCTCCTGGAGAAGAGGCCCAAGTGGCCAGCCAGTTCATTGCAGATGTCATTGAAAA TTCACAGATAATTCAGAAAGAAGACTTATGCATCTCTTCAGGAAAG CTTGCTTGGGTTTTGTACTGTGATCTCATTTGCCTCAACCATGATGGAAACATTTTGGATGCTTGTACCTTTGCTTTGTTAGCAGCTTTAAAAAATG TACAGTTGCCTGAAGTtactataaatgaagaaactgctTTAGCAGAAgttaatttaaagaagaaaagttatttGAATATTAGAACTCATCCAGTTGCAACTTCCTTTGCTGTGTTTGATGA cactCTGCTTATAGTTGATCCTACTGAAGAGGAGGAACATCTGGCAACTGGAACCCTAACAGTTGTAATGGACGAGGAAGGCAGGCTCTGTTGTCTTCACAAACCAG GTGGAAGTGGACTGACTGGAGCTAAACTTCAAGACTGTATGAGCCGAGCAGTTACAAGacacaaagaagtaaaaaaacTGATGGATGAAGTATTTAAGAGTATGAAACCCAAATGA